Within the Candidatus Margulisiibacteriota bacterium genome, the region GACTGATCTTCCAGAGCGATACCGCGCGGATATTGAAACGGCGGCAGCTTTATTAAAGAAAGAAGGCAGTGAATCAGTTTATTTATTTGGTTCATTGGCTGCCGGAAAAATAAAAAATGTCTCTGATATTGATTTAGGAGTCAAAGGCCTACCGGCGGAAAAATTTTTTTCTGTTTGCGGAAAACTGTATCTGCTTGTGCATAATGAAATTGATGTGGTGGATTTTGATAAAGAGAAAGATTTTTATGCTCTCCTGGAGAACCTGAAAGAGGTAGTTGAAATTGGATAACAAGCTGGAAGCTAAAATTTCTGCTGAAGTTATCCGAATTGATAAATTATTAAGCGATTCCGGTCTTTTGTTTGAAATTTGCGCTGCGCGAGAACCAGATTTTATTAAATTATCTGCTGCCGCCTTGACTTTACACTCGTTTTACAACGGACTAGAAAATATTATTTTGTTGATAGTTAAAAATATTGATGACGCGGCTGAGCAGGATTTACAATGGCATAAATTTTTATTTGAGCAAGCTTTTAAGGCCAACGCCAAGAGGACGATGGTATTTAGAGCTGATTTGAAAGAGAGGCTGGAAGGCTATTTGTATTTTAGACATTTCATTAGACATTCTTATGGCTCAGAATTGGATTGGGACAGGCTGAAGCCCCTGGTTGAAGAGGTGCAAAAAGTTTGGGATATTGTTAAAGCTGATCTAGATAGTTTTAAGCAAAATAATTAATTGC harbors:
- a CDS encoding nucleotidyltransferase domain-containing protein produces the protein MFKLTDLPERYRADIETAAALLKKEGSESVYLFGSLAAGKIKNVSDIDLGVKGLPAEKFFSVCGKLYLLVHNEIDVVDFDKEKDFYALLENLKEVVEIG